In Camelina sativa cultivar DH55 chromosome 16, Cs, whole genome shotgun sequence, a single window of DNA contains:
- the LOC104752461 gene encoding F-box/LRR-repeat protein 14-like produces MDELPDHLVWDILSKLHTTSDRNSVSLSCRRFYSLDNDQRYSLRVGCGLVPATDALLSLSRRFPNLSKVEIIYSGWMSKLGKQLDDQGLLVLTTNCPSLTDLTLSYCTFITDVGIRHLSSCPELSSLVLNFAPRITGCGVLSLAVGCKKLRRLHLVRCLNVASVEWLEYFGKLETLEELCIKNCRAIGEGDLIKLRSSWRKLKSLQFEVDANYRYMKVYDQVAVERWPKQLVPCDNLVELSLGNCIIAPGRGLACVFRNCKNLEKLHLDMCIGVSDSDILALVQKAKHLRSISLRVPSDFTLPLLNNITLRLTDESLSAIAQHCSQLERFKISFSDGEFPSLFSFSLQGIITLMEKCPIRELSLDHVCSFNDMGMEALCSAQNLEILELVHCQEVSDEGLILASQFPSLSVLKLSKCLGVTDEGLRPLVGSQKLELLVVEDCPQVSRRGVHDAASSVSFRQDLSWMY; encoded by the coding sequence ATGGATGAATTGCCAGACCATTTAGTTTGGGACATTCTCAGTAAGCTTCATACCACCAGTGACAGAAACTCGGTTTCACTCTCATGCAGGCGTTTCTATTCCCTTGACAACGACCAACGATATTCTCTGCGTGTCGGCTGCGGTTTAGTTCCCGCAACTGATGCATTGCTTTCTCTCTCCAGGAGGTTTCCAAATCTGTCCAAAGTTGAGATTATATACTCAGGTTGGATGTCAAAACTGGGGAAACAACTTGACGATCAAGGCCTTCTTGTCCTCACCACTAACTGTCCTTCTCTCACTGATCTCACTCTTAGCTACTGCACCTTCATCACCGATGTTGGCATCCGTCATTTGTCCTCGTGTCCAGAGCTTTCTTCTTTAGTGTTAAACTTCGCTCCAAGGATCACTGGTTGTGGTGTATTGTCACTCGCTGTTGGCTGCAAGAAACTCAGGAGACTTCATCTCGTTCGTTGCCTAAACGTTGCAAGTGTGGAGTGGTTGGAGTATTTCGGAAAGCTTGAGACTTTAGAAGAACTCTGCATCAAGAACTGCAGAGCCATTGGGGAAGGTGATTTAATCAAGCTGAGGAGCAGCTGGAGGAAGCTGAAGAGTCTGCAGTTTGAGGTAGATGCTAATTACAGGTACATGAAGGTTTATGATCAAGTAGCTGTGGAACGGTGGCCTAAACAGTTGGTTCCTTGTGACAATCTAGTGGAGCTCAGCCTTGGTAACTGCATCATAGCTCCCGGTAGAGGGCTAGCTTGTGTGTTTCGAAATTGCAAGAACCTGGAGAAGCTTCATCTGGATATGTGTATCGGTGTCAGCGACTCAGACATCTTAGCATTGGTTCAGAAAGCTAAACACCTCAGAAGCATCTCACTCCGCGTACCATCCGATTTTACCCTGCCTTTATTAAACAACATCACCCTAAGATTAACAGATGAAAGCCTCAGTGCCATAGCTCAACACTGCTCTCAGCTCGAACGTTTCAAGATCTCTTTCTCAGACGGGGAATTCCCTTCGCTCTTCTCTTTCAGCCTCCAGGGGATAATCACACTGATGGAGAAATGCCCGATTCGAGAGCTTTCTCTTGACCATGTTTGTTCTTTCAATGACATGGGGATGGAGGCCTTATGTTCAGCtcagaatctagagatcttggAGCTTGTCCACTGCCAGGAAGTGAGCGACGAGGGTTTGATCCTGGCAAGCCAGTTTCCTTCTCTCAGTGTGttgaaactatcaaaatgtCTAGGAGTTACAGACGAGGGACTGAGACCACTAGTTGGATCTCAGAAGCTGGAGTTGCTTGTGGTTGAAGATTGTCCTCAGGTTTCTAGAAGAGGTGTTCATGATGCTGCATCGTCTGTATCTTTCAGGCAAGACTTGTCATGGATGTATTGA